AGCAGAgactctccctttttcttctttttccgtTTTGACACCTGCTGGCTCTGTTCACCCCATCACAGAGACGGTAGGATGTCAGACAggaaacaagaaagaaaaaaggcaaCACATAGAATCCTCACAGAAGCAACCATCTTTCGTTTGTCTCGAGTGGAAAGTTAGCGGTGATCACAAATTCGACGCCCATCCACGCCCCGGTTCAGTTCCAATCATACTCTTATTGCCCCATGACAGTCTCCCCTCAAATCCCTTGGCAACCTTCtcctccaacccccaccccccactcagcctcctcctctctctcacccagctGGATATGGTGTCCCAGGTGTGCTTGTCTGCCTGGTGTTTGGCCAGCAGCAGGGAGTCAGGGGAGAGGCCGGAGTGGGCGGCCAGGGCCGAGCGCAGGCAGCGCGGGGCAGAGTCCCGGGAGGCGTCCCAGACCAGCTCCTCTGGAGGGTagtaccccctctcccccggcACGCCCATCTGAACATGCAGCAGCAACTCCTTAGGTCTGAGGGGTAGAGatcaggagagaaagaaagggagaagggaggagaaaaggaggtatAGGatagaggggatgaggagaaaaATGAAGGAAtggaaggaacagagagagggagaggaatatAAATTAACAAATGAAAATTTAGTGGTGTAATGAAAACGTTCTGGAGACTTCCAATGAAACAGAATGAGGTGCCACCTAGTGGCACTAGCCCCTCTCTGTCACTATCCAGGACTCAGGCCCCTACCCTAGATCCTCCTCTTTGAGGAGCTGCTGCACACAGATATCCGCACCACTGGCCAGCTTCAACTTCCTGAAAGAGGCAAAGGTGGAGGAAGTAAAACAAGGAAGAAAATCAAAAAACAGGGTTTCAAAAGGGCTAGAGCGAGGCTTGAAAGTGCCCTGTCTACACAAAGGACAAAACAAGAACTAATATCCTaatggagaaggggagagatggtgagagggagGTAGTGAGGACCAGACAGTACCGGAGGGTGAGCTGGTGTCCCCTGAGGACGCGGCTCAGTCTCTGGCCCTCCAGGTGCCACAGACGCAGGAAGGCAGGtgtgggcgcacacacacactgcagggctgGCAGTGTCAGCAtctgacacacagatacacaaagatCGTTGACAAAGAACATTGGAAAAGAAAGCCAAGTGAATCTGGCCTTGGAGcagttgattttcaagccgtttaATGGCAGACTATGGCGAAATTAGAAAATGTATTGCGCAAATGTATAGGGCAAATCTGGCCTGCGGGCATCCTACCACTGTGCTAGActaatgacacacaaacactcagtcaaacaaacattcagtcacacacacacactttacctgAGTCTTCAGGTTCTCCAGTGTGGCCTCCTCTGTGATCTCTACCTGTCCCACAATCCTCAGCTCTGTCATGGCCCCtcccactaaacacacacaaagcatttCAAAACCACTATACCATTAAATCGgcattaaatgtgtgtgtgtgtctttgtgtgtgtgtgtgtgtgtcacctgcagTCATAACCTCCAGCCGCTGCTGATCTCCTGGTCTCTCAGCAGTGTGACTGACttctgtttccatggagactgTTGCCTCGTCAGTCTGATTCACGTAGAGCCAAACAGAAAGCTTGATAAAACCCTGATAAAAAGAGGGATATGGGATGAGAGCGGGAAAAACAAgagtaaaagacagaaaaaaaagactATAACAATGACTTAGTGATTCCAACGCTCAACAGAAATGTTCAATTCACCACATCTACTACAGGGCCACTGGAACACAGCCAGTGACCCAAGAGAGAACCAAAAAGATGGAGTACCTTGGGAGGTAGATGTCCCTCAGTGACAACCAATGTGTCGCCATGACTGATTTTCAACTCGGAGAGAGAGgcatcctggggggggggaaaagagaTATGAAGTCAAATCAAGCTTTTACTGAAAGGGCAGGAAATGAGAAATATATGGCTGCTCACCTCATCCATCAGCGCCTCTCCAACCTCTTCACACCAGTCCAGCTTCCTCAAGTGCCAACAGTCGCCTGTATGCAACAGACATGTTCATAAATAAATGTTGGCACTACAGTTGGACTTTTATAGCAGTCTACGAAATGAATACAAACTATAAATACCTTCAAGACCAGCTTCTTCCAGCATTCTCTTCAGACACTGACAGAAAACATCACAATACATTTCAGGCAGGAATTaacccacacagaaagacattctgccaaacacacacgcgcgcacacgcacacacacacacacacacagccctcacctccttcactgagctgctctcctccacgaTGATGTCTCTGTCCTTGCCAGAGGAGGGTGCTGTTCCCACAGAGAAGTAAAGGAACAGCTGCGAAAGAAAAATGGAAAAACATCTATAATCTGTGAAGAAAATGAGTAAGAGGCACATAGAATGTAGCATAATAAGTCGCCTAAACTAAACCGTGGTACTGCAGCTGGCTGTGACCCTCCAGGGGAGACTCACCTGTGTGGCTTTGGGGGCGGTTCCAGGGCACAGGGTCAGAGAGGTCATGAGCCTAACCCCGGCTTCCCGGACACTCAGGTCCTCACACACTGGGAAGAGAacacaagagcacacacacacacacacacatatacagtatatgtgtttATATCAAACCACAAACATGTATAAAATAATTATAACACTTAAAGTACAATTCTAAATCATTCTAGACGGCTATTCTGAACCACAGCGTTCAAACACATCCAAGGTGTCTGGCTTTCAGGTGAGATAGCAATGCTAATGAGTCAAAGGTCATTCAGAGGTCATGCTTGTGTTACGGTACCTGGGGGCAGTAGCCTGCCTCTGCGGTCCATCTGCCTCAGACAGCACTCTACACctgtggagacagagacaccACCATACAATCCAAACCACACAGTGAACAGGAGCACTAGAAACAGCCCTAGCAGTAGTAGTAGTGGTGGTGGTTAGTGGACAGTGTTTTAGGTGAGGGTATCTGACCTATTAGCTCTTCCTGCAGCTGGAGCTCCTCGATGGCTCTCTGTTTCACCTCACACagcagctggagggaggagagcacaaatcagggagtcaggtggctgagcggtgagggaatcgggctactaatccgaaggttgccagttcgattcccggtcatgccaactgacgtagtgtccttgggcaagacacttcaccctacttgcctcgggggaatgtccctgtacttactgtaagtcgctctggataagagcgtctgctaaatgtaaatcagcccccgcacacacacacacacacacacatcgctggGTGAATTATGTTGCTTTACCATGATTCCAGAAGCTGGGACTTTAGccgttctctcctcctccttctccccctctactttctcttcttctcctcctcctcgattGGGTCGGTACTTCACTTGCAGCCAGCGGCAGTCTGATGGTGTTGTCACGGTAACCAAATCCCCGCTCAGATTGAAAAcactgagagaagaagaggaggcgtTACACACATCCAGAGATAcctcacgacacacacacacacacacacaaaggtactcacacacacacacacgctaacacacctGCTGTCGAATGAGTGTGGCTCCAGCACCAGCAGAGCATCGCCGTCCTTGAGGGCCAGCTCTCTGAGGGTCTTCTGCATGTCTTCAGGGGGAAACACCCTCCACCCACTcgcccccccgccctctcctccccctccccccttccctcgttTTCCAACCCCCTTTTCTTGTTCCTGACACAACAGGCTCTCCAGGGGCCCCCCCAGAGCTTCCCTCACCTGGCCTAGAGTCGCCCCCCCGGCAAAGCCCCTCGCTTCCCTTTTGAGCCCGGAGCCGgcatcctcaccctcacccccacctcccccacgtgcaccctctcctccatcctccccctccatgtccTCCCCAAGGGAGGGCCGCACAACAGTCAGCAGCACAGGCTCCCACTCGGCTCCAGTCTGGACAGTCGCACCACACACCTGACAAAACCGGAAGGGACAATGGCATGTCGGACATTTTGGGTCTAAATGGAGGACAGGGCTGGTACTGTGTCAGACACTTTGGATCTATGCTTACGAAACAGAGCAGCATACAAAAAAAAGGGgcgtctctcctcacctctctgccaTTCCATACAAACAGGTCAGAGTTGCTGTATATGCCTGCGCTGAACAGCAACATGTTGTCATCTGAAAACACGCACTCAATTTAGAAAATGAAACGGATCGTGACATGAAaggtacacatgcatacactaaAAGAACCAAGCACTTCTCACATCCACGGAAGTGCCTCACCATGAGTGTTTTAACTGTCAGGATTGTACCTTGGAGAGTGTTATAGAGGTGTAAGCCCGCAGGCAGACTTTTGGCCACAGTCAGAGCCATATCGCCGTCCCACAGTTCCTGCATCTGCACACAAGCAAACATACACCCACATTATAAATCTACTCAAGCAGGTAGGCCCTCTCAAATTAGGCTCATGATGAATGAGGTCACCTGGTATATAGACAATCGTAGATCCCCAACAGTCTTGCGCCGGTCAAAGGTAAGGTTGACAGCTTTTCCTTTCTCTGCGTTTATTGGCTGAAGGGCTCCGTTCTCCAGTCTGTAGGATGGCGCTAGGTGCAGGCGTAACTCCACGCTGTTACTGCTGGACTCAAACTCCTCTCTAATATGAGACAcagcacccgcacacacacacacacacaaatcagaaTTGCCATCCGTTtattaatgtgtttttttgagtgcatgagtgtgtgtgagaatgtgcatatgcatgtgtctgagtaggaatgtgagtgtgtgtgtgtgtgcatgtgtctgagtaggagtgtgtgcgcgtgtctgaggaggagtgtgtgcgtgtgcgtgtaccgGATCTGCTGCAGCTTGTGgttctcttcccgggtcatttCCAGCAGATGAGAGGGAACTTTGTACCCAGGATTCCTCAGGGCTACCAGGGAACAAACAGTGTGAGTCAGTGACATCTaatcacacagtgtgtgtgtgtgtttgtgtactaaccctaaccttccaTCCCCCCCTTCTTTCCTCTTGCTCTCCCCAAACACACTCAGCCCATACCCTCTGCAGGCCTGTGCAGCAGGGTCTTCCTGTAGAACAGCATGTAGGCGCTCTCTTTGCCCTGGAACTGCTTGTGGATGTCCTCTTCCCTGATGCATGTCACTGAGGAGTCATTCAGGTCGAACCAGTGTGGACCCTGAGGAGACCAGAGACGATGTATATGTATatgactggatggatggatgagaacCGGTCTATTCCAATTACAAACTCTCCAGGGAGAGATCATTTTCATAAAGAGAGCTCCAACAGCACCAGTGTAcctctggtcctggttctggttggCTATTGGTGCTGCTGTGGTCCAGGTGAGGGTCGAGGGCAGGGCTTCCATTGGCCGGGCTGGCCGGCTCCGtgcctgggctgggggggctggcctTCAGAGTCACTCGAGTGCCGCTCgacaccaagacaaacacatctCCATGTGACTGAAGAAActgcacaggcagacaggaggagggaggaggggatggagagagaaagggatggagagcgAGGAAGAATATGGGGCCGAGGGAGAGGAAAAGTTAGTGAGGAAAAGattagaggggtgaggaggatcaAAAGAGAGTAGAGTAGTAGTAGAATCATCAATATTGGAGTCAAGGAGTGACTCGTAGTAAGAGTACAAGTCTCTTAGCTCTACCTTTCCTATGGGACCATGATGTTTCCTATACTTCTTGTTCCAGGAAGAACCAATCTTGTCCATCAGTTTTTGTCCCAGCTGGTCCAGGAGCACACTCTTGGACGGCTCCTTATGGTCGGGAGGGATTCCAGAGATTGGTTACGTAGTCATGTCAATGCAATGGCTGTGAATCCCAAAGTGTAGGCAGCAGTGTACGTGTAGGGGATGGTGTTGCACCTGGACTAAGATGGCGGTGACCACAGACAGGGGGTCGTCCCTCTCCAGCTCAGGCTCGCACACCTTGACCTCCTTTTTCGTCTGGCCTTTCAGTTGGACCTCGTCCTCCTAAAATGACAACACACCGGCGTGAAGACTGTTGAGAAAAGACTAGCACCGACACGACGGTTCTCGCTCCTTTCATTCTTCTGTTCCGATCAGCGATAAGTCCCTTTCCCTCGCCTCCCTATCTCCTCCCACCATTTCCTTCCAGCCCACCCCTTCCTCACCAGTGGCTCCCAATGGCCAAGATGGTCTATGTCTTTGATGTAGACGTGGTAATGGCCGCCATAGCAGCCTCCCTTGTGGATGATGACCGAGAAGAGCTCGTAGGAGTAATCCgagtcctctccctccacctgggagacGGTCACAATACATAAGGGTTTAAAAAGCAAGATCAGAAAGCAGTGTGCGTAGGTTTGTGTGTAGCTACACGTGTAGAAACACATACCGCAGGAACAAAACATTCAAGTTTAACATTTGCCATGTGTAAATTGTGTAATTAAcatgtaaataaaaacaatgtaTATGTCCTCctaagggtgggggtggtgaaAAATGATTGGGTGCCAAAATACTTTGACTAGATAATCTAGCAGTTACATATAAGAGGTGGAAACGCAACATAGTGATGGTAAAGATTGAAGGTGCACCCCTCTCCAGCACCTGTTCACAGAAGGGCTTCAGGTTGATGTTGAGGGGGAAGGTGTAGCGGCCCGTCTCCTTGTAGCGCTCACACTTGGCAAAGTCAAAGTTGAATCTCAGCAGGGACATGGTGAGGAACGGAGGCAGCTTCCTCAGCTTGGCagactgggatggagggagggaaggagggagggagggaaggagggagggagggatggagagagggaaagagagagggagagcaggtttgaagagaggagaaacagtGGAACAGATGAGCAACAGAGGGAAAGATGATGAATTTCTCATTCCTATACATGCAAGTAAGATTTATTTAACATATTTGGACATATAATAAACCAAATACTAATTGTATGTCATGGGTTAGTTATGTATACACTGGAGCAGGCGATTCAATCAGATTAACAGCATAAATTGTTCTTGCTGGGGGTTTGTTTATAGGACTTCATTGCAATGTACTGTGACTGACCTTGACAGCTGTAACTAGTTTGTCACACTGGGCACAGCGGTAAAGGTTACTGCCCTGGaacatctcctcctccacaaacATGTCCCACAGCGCCCCCTCCAGGCTGCAtacaccacgtacacacacagtcaggtccAGAAAGTCCTCCTGGAGAAGAACAGAGAGGGGTTTGGcaacacacggatacacactcgctctttaacacacaaacacagtcacaaacagacaaaatcacacacctgtctctggCTGACGTTGCCACACTCCTTACACTCGATGCTGTTGACCGTGGTTCCATGGTATAGTCGGTGGATGAGCGTACTACCGCTGGTGCCCACTAGAGAGTGCTCCAGAGCACTAAAGAGAATCCTGTTCAGCTCCTGAACGTCATGCTGCCTGCTCTCCTGAAtacgggggggagagaagaagcagaggcaaggcagaaaacagaagaggagatatgtaatgtaatgtaaacagtcagttctctctcactctctcgcttgcTTCTACCCGTCAGAGGAGCACGAACAAACCTCGCTGTTGCTCCAGCCAAAGCTTTCAGTGAGGTCAGCTGTAGACGCAGTCTGCTGGTCCACTAAGAGCAAACGGGCAAACAGCCTCTGTAGCTCCAAAGGAATCACTCTGACCTGAGAGAAGAGTGCATAGTTACAAAACACGTGTGTTACATACctgtcacacatgcacatacacattgACATTTATCGGACCCACCTTTGCCTCTgggctgtgtttgtcttccaGGTAACCCAGTTGTTCCGGACCAAGATTGAACAGCTCCTCTGCATACATATGGAAAGACACATGTTGACACACACAATAGCCTGACATCCCAACAGATACTGACCAGATGTACTATCCACTACGGCCAGCTAGCAAACTTACTCAGTGAAGCCACTGACAGATGGATCTGGGTTAGACTCTTACCTCTGAACTCTGGGGTGAACAGCAGAGTCTGTAGCAGGGAGTTGAGGTAGCACGTCCCTCCCTGATTTTTTATGCCGCAAAGATTATTTCTTCCTCGTGGAGGTGTCAGCTCGTCTCccccctttccaaccctccccCCAGAAACTCTAGGAGGGACTCCCTCGTCCTCATCTTCTTCAAAAAGATTTCCAAACATGATTGGGTTTTTATAGCTAGCTATGCGTTTAGATCTGTTTATTAGGGAACAgaataaatcaaatattttctgtTGTGTAGCCAGCTGTCAATGCCTCTTGCTATCTCATCTTGGTCTTGCCGAGCTCTCGGTTGACAGTGGTTGGACTAACTCTGAAATAAGAAGACTTCACAGGGCTAAACATAGCGATGACAAGATATAAGTTCACCTTCAGTGCTTTTGCAGAAGCACAAAATGTAGCGTAGGCTGGTATACTGGCAAGCCAGCAATTCAACTGCGGCTTTTACAAATTAATTTGGTGTAGACAGCGAATCCGTGCTGTTACTGTACTGATCTGATGCTTTCGGTAACGTGGTTCTAACGGTCCAGAACAGAATTCTACTTACGCTTCACACACCGCCTTGTGGCCTTTAGTAAATCAGACTCGAAAACAAACTCTATCAACTTTCCTTTGTTGCGAAATTGAAAGAACACGAGTCCAAAATAAAAACACCATTGATGAGCAGTGGGCAGCCATGTTTCCTCTAGGAAAAGAAAAGAGCGAGGAATTATGGGTAGTGTAGTGATTTACTGTAATCAACGTTTGATATCTAGACATAATAAAACTACATTTCCGTTAAGTCGCCTTTTAATGAGAGCAACTTGGCAGTTTATTGTTgttttataataaaaaatgtaaaaataataattaaaaaaacattaaaacattTATATAATCTCGAATTGAAAACTATGAGAGGGCAAACACGGGATTTACAAGACAGAAACTAAAATATGACAAATAGACTTTTCACATAATACTTTACTACTTTTaatactttttttatttattactgCATAAGTTATTATTGTAAAAATAATTTAGACAAAATATTTACTAATGTGAACTAAACAGTTCAGTTAACTGAAGAACAAAATAATGAAGTTTCCATCTACTGTAAACTACTGAAATATTCTCAGAGACTTTATAGAGTtatacacagagagacaaactgAGGCACACACATATCCTTAgtgtgttttcaatttgaacACTTTGGAAAGTGGTGCTTTAGCGCTGGAGTAAATTAGATATGATTCCCCTTCGAAATTGAAGAATTCCCAGTCGCTACATCCAATGGTTGGGAGCCGGTGAACAGGGACAAACCCTTCATATCCCTGCCACCTGCAAATAAAGTATCAGGGTCAGACAAAAATAAATCACCATCTTCGTTCCTATATGGTCCAGCATGAAACTAGAGTTGAATTCAACCATCAACCCAACCCCTTAGTACCTGTAGAGCACGCTATTTAAAGAATATGACTGTCCATCAAAGGAGTTAGCAACAACCAGGAAACTCTCCTCCCCTAGAGTGAAGAACTCCCAGTCCACAGCACtgtggggtgagaggaggaattTATGATGGGAGGTGATGACAGATGAAGGGAGTTGGTGAAAAAACAGGCTGtgggttatttgtgtgtgtgtgtgtgtgtttacctgtaagTTACAATATCCTGAAAGCGAATAAACAACTGAGCGTTTACGTCAAGTTCGTAGATGGTGGAGTTGATGGCATAGCGACTAGGCCCGTTACCATGGAGTCTGTGTCCATTAGCAACAACCAGGAAGACTCTGCTGCCAATCTGGAACATCTCCCAGTCTGTGGCACAAAATGTCTACATGAGGAAGCCGAGACAAAAGGCAGCGGAGAGAAAGGTTGATAGAAACATGGATACAAATAAGTGGGtgagtatgtgagagagaaggacaagggACATCAAGAAGGTGTAGGGGGCAAGTGTCTGAAAGACACAAATTTAGAGGATTGCTGGATGTATGTTCAACAAAGGAATACATTCCCAGTCAAACCTCAGAGTTGATGTAAGTCTGACATAGAACAGTGGAATTCCCCCAAATGGCTGTCTCCTTCTGTGGTTTTATGTGAAACAGTGAATATGCAAACAGGCACACCTCATGTGTGGTTACATTTAAATGGATGAATCACTATCAGTTAGCTGTCAGCATTTTCATCTCACAAGCAAATTTAGCTCAGCCACGTACTCTATTCTTAGCTACTCATAGAGGGTgtatcctcctctctgtctctctctaacccttttATCAGTtcatccctttttctctcctgcccAGACAAGCATGTTGTTCATAACAATTACTTTGATAAAGATATGACATGGAAATGGCGGTTTGACTCATGTAGGAATATCATGCAAATGGTTCAAACCTTTTCCTGTGAGTACATTGTATCATGGGTGTTCAGTCCCGCACCCACTGCATGTTCTATGCACAGTTTAGATAAAAGCATCAGCTacataaatacatgtaaatgttcacCTTAATGGTCTGAAACACCCGGAAGTTGCCATTGAGCCAAACATAAATGACAGAGTCAACGTGGGTGGTCACGCCGTCAAAGGCGTTTGCAACAACGAGGAAGTGATAGGGTCCCACGGTGAAAAACTCCCAGTCATAGGCCCCTGAGGTCCGCAGCATCTGGTGCACCTGGAAAGACTTTGTACCTGGGTTCCACCTGTAGACCACACTGTCAATGGTGTGGTTGTTATCAcctgggagagggatggagagggaactGGTGAGTTCATGTCATTCTATGGGATGACCAGTACATTCAAGTTGATGCATTTCAAAAGAAAGAATACAGTTTAGTAGTTTTAACTATTAAAAACCAACCCTCctcaaaaaaatgtttttgaccTAGCTTGGGATTGTCATCACATTCAAATCATATTCACATAAATTCCTACCTTGTCTGTGATTGGCCACAGTGaggtaggtgtgtttgtggataTGGAAAGCCTCCCAGTCTCGAGCACAGTGCGTCTGCAGGCTCTGGAAACGCACaaacctcctcttcctgtcactcCATCTGTAAATAACGGacatctccaccccctcctcctgttctggagctttctcctcctcttcgccTGGCCCCCCGGCCGAGTTAGACACCACCAGAAACACCTTCGATGAAACAATAGCACAACAGAATTCTCAAGAAAATTctaaagtgtgtctgtgtgtgtctgtgaatgtgtgcctGAATGcgggttgtgtgtgcatgtgtgtgcgtatgtgtatgttttgtatgtatgtgtgtgtgtgcatgcatgcatggtcTTCTCGTCCTCCTCAaccttacatttagtaatttagcagacgctcttatccagagcgaattacagtaagtattgggacatttccccgagggaagtagggtgaagtgccttgcccaagaaaacaacatcatttttcacagccaggaatcgaaccggcaaccttctgattactagcccgattccctaaccgctcagccacctgactccctaccttCTTGCCCATGGTGAAGTGTCTCCAGGCGAGAGCTCCGTAGGTGCTGATGTTCTGGTACAGCTGGAAGCCACCATGTTTCCAGAGGTAAACAGCCGAGCCCAGGCCAGAGGAGCTGTGCGCCATGGCTGCCATCAGACCCACGCCAGCCACATGGAACACCTTAATACAGCGTGGTGTTCAATCATTGCTTACAATATAACATAACCATGAAGAATTCAACACAACATGTAATAACCAGCCTACATCTCTCTGGTTAATGTGTTCATCTATTTTTCAGATTGATACCTCA
The Osmerus mordax isolate fOsmMor3 chromosome 9, fOsmMor3.pri, whole genome shotgun sequence genome window above contains:
- the usp40 gene encoding ubiquitin carboxyl-terminal hydrolase 40, giving the protein MFGNLFEEDEDEGVPPRVSGGRVGKGGDELTPPRGRNNLCGIKNQGGTCYLNSLLQTLLFTPEFREELFNLGPEQLGYLEDKHSPEAKVRVIPLELQRLFARLLLVDQQTASTADLTESFGWSNSEESRQHDVQELNRILFSALEHSLVGTSGSTLIHRLYHGTTVNSIECKECGNVSQRQEDFLDLTVCVRGVCSLEGALWDMFVEEEMFQGSNLYRCAQCDKLVTAVKSAKLRKLPPFLTMSLLRFNFDFAKCERYKETGRYTFPLNINLKPFCEQVEGEDSDYSYELFSVIIHKGGCYGGHYHVYIKDIDHLGHWEPLEDEVQLKGQTKKEVKVCEPELERDDPLSVVTAILVQEPSKSVLLDQLGQKLMDKIGSSWNKKYRKHHGPIGKFLQSHGDVFVLVSSGTRVTLKASPPSPGTEPASPANGSPALDPHLDHSSTNSQPEPGPEGPHWFDLNDSSVTCIREEDIHKQFQGKESAYMLFYRKTLLHRPAEALRNPGYKVPSHLLEMTREENHKLQQIREEFESSSNSVELRLHLAPSYRLENGALQPINAEKGKAVNLTFDRRKTVGDLRLSIYQMQELWDGDMALTVAKSLPAGLHLYNTLQDDNMLLFSAGIYSNSDLFVWNGREVCGATVQTGAEWEPVLLTVVRPSLGEDMEGEDGGEGARGGGGGEGEDAGSGLKREARGFAGGATLGQVREALGGPLESLLCQEQEKGVGKRGKGGGGGEGGGASGWRVFPPEDMQKTLRELALKDGDALLVLEPHSFDSSVFNLSGDLVTVTTPSDCRWLQVKYRPNRGGGEEEKVEGEKEEERTAKVPASGIMLLCEVKQRAIEELQLQEELIGVECCLRQMDRRGRLLPPVCEDLSVREAGVRLMTSLTLCPGTAPKATQLFLYFSVGTAPSSGKDRDIIVEESSSVKECLKRMLEEAGLEGDCWHLRKLDWCEEVGEALMDEDASLSELKISHGDTLVVTEGHLPPKGFIKLSVWLYVNQTDEATVSMETEVSHTAERPGDQQRLEVMTAVGGAMTELRIVGQVEITEEATLENLKTQMLTLPALQCVCAPTPAFLRLWHLEGQRLSRVLRGHQLTLRKLKLASGADICVQQLLKEEDLGPKELLLHVQMGVPGERGYYPPEELVWDASRDSAPRCLRSALAAHSGLSPDSLLLAKHQADKHTWDTISSWSQQVSKRKKKKKGESLLGAPFHLKDGDIIGVKNLLIDSNRDFSTLQDEQGQQRLREEAEHRRKGGQPATGTIQRAGLDKKPESTKARKPEVALSINVGVFR
- the LOC136949393 gene encoding thrombospondin-type laminin G domain and EAR repeat-containing protein-like; the encoded protein is MSFFTLLLLYLVPRTITMHHGTRTPCTDQLPLDLLSRVLPVGAPVPPSGLHMIQTGGVRGLRFSHPHPSLSFPSSQLLMNCDLFPREFSIVVTLKITRMAPKKNEYIFSVVEEKDEGLLLGLRLSRDRFHFLFQGHGGVMERWVFRGVRLADNRWHTLVLAATGRYARLSADCNTPLELVHSRSFPSDMRTQGSRFHIGSQGRRKGLFSGLVRQLVLVPGWDATTDVCPSSNPRLAELAVPAVLLDLPFKQTEISLALPRYEAEVHVSVGLERKCSVSVRGQLWFNPQRKGLYLCDGAVWVPMLKESERLDYVEEHQILPTSSETYDIEVFHVAGVGLMAAMAHSSSGLGSAVYLWKHGGFQLYQNISTYGALAWRHFTMGKKVFLVVSNSAGGPGEEEEKAPEQEEGVEMSVIYRWSDRKRRFVRFQSLQTHCARDWEAFHIHKHTYLTVANHRQGDNNHTIDSVVYRWNPGTKSFQVHQMLRTSGAYDWEFFTVGPYHFLVVANAFDGVTTHVDSVIYVWLNGNFRVFQTIKTFCATDWEMFQIGSRVFLVVANGHRLHGNGPSRYAINSTIYELDVNAQLFIRFQDIVTYSAVDWEFFTLGEESFLVVANSFDGQSYSLNSVLYRWQGYEGFVPVHRLPTIGCSDWEFFNFEGESYLIYSSAKAPLSKVFKLKTH